CTCCATAGCCCTGATCGCCCTGTTATCGTCTTCGATGGCGCAATGGGGACTTCACTGCAGAAGCAAAACCTGACTGCCGAGGACTTCGGCGGTCCTCAGTACGAAGGGTGTAATGAGTATCTGGTACACACTAAACCAGAGGCGGTGGAGAAAGTTCACCGAGACTTTCTAGCAGTTGGGGCAGATGTGATTGAAACTGATACCTTTGGCGGCGCCTCAATTGTATTGGCTGAGTATGACTTAGCAGATCAAGCTTACAGCCTAAATAAGGCAGCAGCCGAACTGGCGAAGCGCGTGGCAGCTGAGTTCTCCACTCCAGAAAAACCCCGGTTTGTCGCTGGTTCAATGGGACCAACAACCAAACTGCCGACACTAGGACATATTGACTTTGACACGATGCAAGCGACCTTTGCAGAGCAAGCAGAGGGACTTTTCGACGGGGGTGTTGATTTATTTATTGTCGAGACTTGTCAGGATGTGCTGCAAATTAAAGCAGCACTAGATGGAATTGAACAGGTATTTCAGCGTAAAGGCGAACGCCGCCCACTGATGGTGTCGGTGACGATGGAAGCTACTGGCACAATGTTAGTGGGTTCGGATATCACTGCAGCGCTAACGATTTTGCAGCCTTACCCGATTGAGATCCTCGGTCTAAATTGTGCCACTGGACCGGATCGGATGGCAGAGCATATTCGCTATCTGTCTGCTCATTCTCCGTTTGTGATTTCTTGTATTCCCAATGCTGGTTTGCCCGAAAATGTTGGCGGTCATGCTCACTACCGCCTAACGCCGATGGAACTACGGATGGCGCTGATGCATTTTGTCGAAGACTTGGGTGTGCAGGTGATTGGTGGCTGTTGTGGTACGCAACCAGACCATATTCAACAATTAGCAGAAATAGCCCGTACTCTAAAGCCAAAAGAGCGGCAACCGAGCTATGAACCTGCGGCAGCATCAATTTACAGCGCTCAGCCCTATGACCAAGATAATTCATTCCTGATTGTAGGTGAGCGGCTGAATGCCAGCGGTTCTAAAAAATGCCGTGACTTGCTGAATGCAGAAGACTGGGACGGTTTGGTGTCGCTGGCTAAGTCGCAGGTGCGCGAAGGGGCGCACGTCCTAGATGTGAACGTGGATTACGTGGGACGTGATGGGGTGCGAGATATGCATGAACTAGTGTCCCGTCTCGTTACCAATGTGACACTACCGCTCATGCTCGACTCTACAGAATGGGAAAAAATGGAGGCGGGGCTGAAGGTGGCGGGGGGTAAATGCCTGCTGAACTCAACCAACTATGAAGACGGGGAACCCCGGTTTTTCAAAGTACTGGAGTTGGCTAAGAAATATGGCGCCGGGATAGTAATTGGCACAATTGATGAAGAGGGGATGGCGCGGACAGCGGAGAAAAAGTTTGAAATTGCCCAGCGCGCCTACAACCAAGCTGTAGAATATGGCATTCCTCCCTATGAAATCTTCTTTGACACCCTTGCTCTACCAATTTCCACAGGAATTGAAGAAGATAGAGCTAATGGCAAAGCTACGATTGCAGCGATTCGTCGCATTCGGCAAGAATTACCTGGATGCCATATCGTTCTCGGTGTTTCTAATGTTTCGTTTGGTTTGAACCCAGCGGCAAGGGTAGTGCTGAATTCCATGTTTCTGCACCTGGCAATGGAAGCTGGATTGGATGGGGCAATTGTTAGCGCTAGTAAAATCCTGCCGCTGTCGCGGATTGAGGAACGGCATCAGGAAGTCTGCCGCCAGCTAATTTTTGATCAACGCACATTTGAAGGGAATGTCTGTGTTTACGATCCGCTGACTGAATTGACTACGCTATTTGAGGGAGCGACAACAAAGCGCGATCGCACGGCTGATGAAACTCTACCTGTAGAAGAACGCCTCAAACGTCACATCATTGATGGTGAACGGATTGGCTTAGAGGAACAACTACAAAAAGCTCTAGAGAAATATCCCCCTTTGGATATCATTAATACCCTCTTGCTGGATGGCATGAAAGTAGTGGGTGAATTGTTCGGTTCAGGACAAATGCAATTGCCTTTCGTGTTGCAATCAGCGGAAACAATGAAGGCTGCTGTTGCTTATCTAGAGCCACTAATGGAAAAGCAAGACGCTGGCAATAATGCTAAGGGAACGGTAGTGATTGCCACGGTGAAAGGTGATGTCCACGATATTGGCAAAAACCTGGTTGATATCATCCTGTCGAATAACGGCTACAAGGTGATTAACTTGGGCATTAAGCAGCCGGTGGACAACATCATCGAAGCTTACGAACAGCACAAAGCTGATTGTATTGCCATGAGTGGTTTATTAGTGAAATCCACTGCTTTCATGAAGGAGAATTTGGCGGTATTCAACGAACGTGGAATTACTGCCCCAGTAATTTTGGGCGGTGCGGCGCTTACTCCCAAATTCGTGCATGAGGATTGCCAGAACACTTACAAAGGTAAGGTTGTCTATGGCAAAGATGCCTTCTCTGATTTGCATTTTATGGATAAATTGATGCCAGCGAAGGCACACGACAAATGGGACGATCAACTGGGCTTTTTAGATGGATTAGCCGCAACTGTTGAGGTATCAGAGAATGGGGATAAAGAATCACTAAAAGATGCAGAAGTTGTTGAAGTGGGTACCTCTACCAAACCGTCTGAACCTGCAGTAGTAGATACACGGCGTTCTGAAGCTGTTGCAGTAGATCTTGAGCGTCCGACTCCGCCTTTCTGGGGAACGAAGTTGTTACAGCCTGCTGATATTCCTCTAGAAGAAGTGTTTGAGTATCTCGATTTGCAGGCTTTGATTGCCGGACAGTGGCAGTTCCGTAAACCAAAGGAGCAGTCAAGAGAAGAATATCAAGCCTTCTTGGCTGAGAAGGTATATCCAATTCTGGAGCAGTGGAAGCAAAAGATTGTTGAAGAAAATCTGCTGCATCCCCAAGTTGTTTATGGTTATTTCCCTTGCCAGTCTGAGGGGAATTCTCTCTATATATACGATCCGGAGAGCATGAACTGTAAGGACGCAAAGCAACGAGTAGCAACGTTTGAGTTTCCTCGGCAGCGATCGCTACGTCGTCTATGTATCGCAGATTTTTATGCACCTGTAGAGTCGGATACTATAGATGTGTTCCCAATGCAGGCGGTGACTGTGGGGAATATTGCGACTGAGTACGCGAAGTCGCTATTTGACGCGAACCGTTACACAGACTATCTCTATTTCCACGGGCTAGCAGTACAAATTGCAGAAGCCTTGTCAGAATGGCTTCATGCTCGGATTCGGCAAGAGTTAGGGTTTGGTGGTGAGGAGCCTGATAATATTCGGGATATTTTAGCCCAGCGGTATCGGGGTTCTCGGTACAGCTTTGGCTATCCAGCTTGTCCGAATATTCAAGATCAGTACAAGTTATTGGATCTGTTAGGGAGCGATCGCATTCACCTATACATGGATGAAAGCGAACAGCTGTATCCCGAGCAGTCTACGACGGCGATCGTTGCTTATCACCCATTGGCAAAATACTTCAGTGCCTAACTTCTTTTAAGGTGATTCTTAAGAAACAAACTCAGCACCTTAAAAAAGGTGCTGGAAACAAGCATCTTCTGCTTTTCCCTAGGAGTAATTACCGTTAGTACGAGGTTTGCGCGCTCCAACAGTAGCTCCAATTACCGCTGCGATTAAACCCAGTAAAGAACCGAATGCAAACCACCACAATGATCTAGCGGTCGCGTCAGCAATTTGACGAGCTTGTTCAGCAGTTACTTGAGGTGCAGTTTGTGGTGCAGTGAGACCACCCGGCTGTTGAACCTGATTTATCACATCTCCAGCATTAGCAGCAGCAACACCAAAGGCACCCGATACTCCACTAGCCAATAGCCAAGAGCCAATTGCTAGAGTTGTTGCCCAGAGAACTGCACCATTGATTAGGGCTGTACTACGGTTCATAGGTCCGCAAGCACGGGTTGTAGTCAAACCACCAAGGAATAAGGCAATCAACAAACATATCGTTGACCAAATCCCTACATTGCCCGCAACGTTAGGTGCATTTGTTCTGGGTGCACCTGAACCTGCAATAGTATCTGCTCCAATAGCGCCAGTTATGGCGCTCAAAACCAGTTGCAACGCTAAGGTTATTACTAAACCTGCAATAATCGGACCCCAGCGGACGCGGTCATGGTAATCAACAACAGCTCTAGTGGTTGTAGGCTCTTGGATTACATCATCTACAGGTCGATTTACGTATGACATAGCCTATTTGCTTCCTCTTGGCTTAACTCTGTAAAGTTTTTTTACTACTCTTTGAACTCAAGCTTGAGCTTCAATTTAAGTTGAAATTTCTGGTTTGACTATCTATCAGTGGAAATAGTTGACGTATCTACCTTTAGGAGGAAAATAAATTAATAAAGCGTGAAGAAATAAAAATTTATTTAATAATATTTAAACTTCTTTTAAACTTCTTATCAATTTATGTGTTTCATCTCAATTACGTTAAGATTTATTACACTGTGTTAGCGCCAGAATAACACCACAATCTAACTATTAATCCTCTATTCAAAAATAACCTAAAAATTTAGGTGAAGCACCATACTTAGGTGTGATAAATTCAGAAACTTAACGCAGCTTAACAGCAGTTCCTGTAGCAGTAATTAGTAATAAAACGCCTGACTGGTCAATGTTAATTGTGCCAGTATCAAGTTCAATCCCGAGCACAGCGTTGGCTCCCAAATGGAGGGCTCGTTGCTCTAATTCTGCTAAGGCATCGTGCTGCCCCCGCTCGAATACGCGCTCGTAGCTGCCTGTTCGTCCACCAATAATATCGCGGATACCAGCAAAAAAATCGCGCAGAGCATTGCTACCATAGACGACTTCAGCCGTTACAATGCCCAGATAAGCTTCAATAACAGCTCCTTGAATAACATCAGTTGTGGTTAAAATCATTTGCTATCCTCACAAAATGGGAACTGATTCCAAGATCTGAACTGCAAACAAACATCAGTCTTTATGTTTATGCAGCAAAATACTCTAGTTCTCAAACGCAGCTATTCCTGATTTAATGTAAAGCGATCGTAGCATTTCAGAAAAAATTGCATAAATACCTGAGAATATGGACCGTGCAAAAGCGAATAGTAGCAATCAGTGTATCGCTAATAGGACTTGTTGCCATAGAGCCGCCTGTAAGCCAAGCTCAAGTACTAGTGGCACAAAAAAGCAGTAGCTCGCCTAGCAGCCCTTACCAAAGGCGCCAACAGCTAGATAAACTGTTGCAAGAAGGGCGCAAGCTGTTGGATGCAGGAAATTTCTCTGGCGCAATCTCCCGTTATCAACAAGCAGCAAAATTTTCACCTAAAAATGCCCGAATTTTCTCTACTATTGGCTACTTACAAGTTCGCCAAGGCAATTTATCGGCAGCAGCGGCGGCTTACCGACAGGCTATTGCGCTTGCTCCTAATCATGCGGATTTTCATTATGCACTAGGCTATTGTTTAGGGCAATTAGGGGACAATGTTGGTGCAGCAGCGGCTTACCGTCGGACTACAAAGTTGGTTGGAAATCACCTCAATGCTTACCTGGGGCTGGGAGTGGTGCTGTTTCGCCAGAGAGAATATAGAGGTGCGATGGAGGCATACCAAAAAGTTTTAGCGATTGACCCCAACAATGCCAGCGCTTATGAAGTGATGGGCGCAATGTTGATGCAGCAGGGGCGTGCCGAAGATGCACTCAAGGCAATCCAAAAGGCAGCAACACTTAATCCTAAAAACAGTGATGTGTTTCTAAGTTTGGCAAATGTCTGGTTAAATCAAGGTAACATCACTGCTGGGCTAATGAGCTTGAGGCAGGCTAGCCAGTTAGCTCCAAATGATGTAAATATACACCTACAAATGGGCGCAGTTTTAAGGCGCCAGAATGACTTTGACGGTGCTCTACAAGCTTATCGACGAGCTTTATCTCTACGAGCAAATCTAGTAGAAGCACAGGAAGCTATCGGTGATATTTTGCTGATTAAGCAGGACTTAATGCCTGCAATTGTTGCCTATCGTCGGGTGGTTCAGTTATCTCCCCAGAATGCGAAAGCTTACTTTAACCTAGGGATAGCGTTGCACAGACGGCGACAAGATAAGGAAGCGATCGCTGCTATCAGCCGTGCCTTGGAACTGTATAAGCAGCAGGGTGTGAGGGATGGTGTGCGAAGAGCTGAAGCCTTACTGCGGGAATTAGGTCAGTTGAATTAGGGGTCAGGATCGTAGGGGTTGATCGGAGCCATCGGTGGGACAATCCAAGCTATCGGTAAACCCGTGCTATCAATCTAGCTGACGACCGGTGAGTTCTACAAATATATCTTCCAGGTTGGAGGGACGCACCATCATGCCCATTTTATCATTTTGTTGATCTAGGTAGGCATTTGCTTGTTCCAGAGTGGGGAAAAAGAGATATTCCCAGCGTTCGCCTACTTGCTTCATCACCAAGCCTTCACCGTGAGCAGAGCGCATCTGTTGCAGCGTTCCTAGTGAAATTAGGTTGCCGCCATCCATAATGCCTATGCGATCGCACAAATACTCAACTTCATCCATATAATGCGTCGTCAGCAGCATCGTCATCCCCTGCTGATTCAGATCGAGGATGATTTCCCACAGCCTACGCCTGGTTTGGGGATCTAGTCCCACCGTTGGCTCATCTAGAAACAGAATCTTAGGTTGATGCAACAGTGCTCTAGCAATTTGCAAGCGGCGCTTCATTCCCCCAGACAAGGTTTTGACTAAATCATCCCGTCGTTCTGTTAGCTGCACATACTCCAGCGCTTGATTAATCAATCGCTGCCTCTGTGGATTAGGAATGTGATGCAACCGCCCATGCAGTTCCATATTTTCCCAAACTGATAAATCACCATCTACACTGGTTTGCTGCAACACCACTCCGATACACTGCTTCACCTGCAAAGGTTGCCGCACTACATCATAGCCAGCTACCTCAATTCGACCATCTGTAGGTTTTGTCAGCGTCGTCAACATCCGAATTGTTGTCGATTTTCCAGCGCCGTTTGGTCCAAGTAAACCAAACATTTCCCCTGCCTGGATTGTGAATGACAGGTCATTGACAACAGGAAAATTGTTATAAACCTTGCGGACGTTTTGCAGCAAGATAGCAGCAGTCATGAATTGTTTCGATACATTAAGTTCATTTCCTAAACTAGCATTCTCATTGGAAAAGGGATCAGAGGACGCTAACGCCGACCTTCGCTCCCCAGGCTTTTGTAGAAAATCAAAAATTTAAAGTACAAATTTTCACTCAAAATACCTTGTAGGGTGTCTTGCTGATTTAGGA
This window of the Chroococcidiopsis sp. CCMEE 29 genome carries:
- a CDS encoding ABC transporter ATP-binding protein, whose product is MTAAILLQNVRKVYNNFPVVNDLSFTIQAGEMFGLLGPNGAGKSTTIRMLTTLTKPTDGRIEVAGYDVVRQPLQVKQCIGVVLQQTSVDGDLSVWENMELHGRLHHIPNPQRQRLINQALEYVQLTERRDDLVKTLSGGMKRRLQIARALLHQPKILFLDEPTVGLDPQTRRRLWEIILDLNQQGMTMLLTTHYMDEVEYLCDRIGIMDGGNLISLGTLQQMRSAHGEGLVMKQVGERWEYLFFPTLEQANAYLDQQNDKMGMMVRPSNLEDIFVELTGRQLD
- a CDS encoding tetratricopeptide repeat protein codes for the protein MQKRIVAISVSLIGLVAIEPPVSQAQVLVAQKSSSSPSSPYQRRQQLDKLLQEGRKLLDAGNFSGAISRYQQAAKFSPKNARIFSTIGYLQVRQGNLSAAAAAYRQAIALAPNHADFHYALGYCLGQLGDNVGAAAAYRRTTKLVGNHLNAYLGLGVVLFRQREYRGAMEAYQKVLAIDPNNASAYEVMGAMLMQQGRAEDALKAIQKAATLNPKNSDVFLSLANVWLNQGNITAGLMSLRQASQLAPNDVNIHLQMGAVLRRQNDFDGALQAYRRALSLRANLVEAQEAIGDILLIKQDLMPAIVAYRRVVQLSPQNAKAYFNLGIALHRRRQDKEAIAAISRALELYKQQGVRDGVRRAEALLRELGQLN
- a CDS encoding YbjQ family protein: MILTTTDVIQGAVIEAYLGIVTAEVVYGSNALRDFFAGIRDIIGGRTGSYERVFERGQHDALAELEQRALHLGANAVLGIELDTGTINIDQSGVLLLITATGTAVKLR
- the metH gene encoding methionine synthase; the protein is MNSSFLSRLHSPDRPVIVFDGAMGTSLQKQNLTAEDFGGPQYEGCNEYLVHTKPEAVEKVHRDFLAVGADVIETDTFGGASIVLAEYDLADQAYSLNKAAAELAKRVAAEFSTPEKPRFVAGSMGPTTKLPTLGHIDFDTMQATFAEQAEGLFDGGVDLFIVETCQDVLQIKAALDGIEQVFQRKGERRPLMVSVTMEATGTMLVGSDITAALTILQPYPIEILGLNCATGPDRMAEHIRYLSAHSPFVISCIPNAGLPENVGGHAHYRLTPMELRMALMHFVEDLGVQVIGGCCGTQPDHIQQLAEIARTLKPKERQPSYEPAAASIYSAQPYDQDNSFLIVGERLNASGSKKCRDLLNAEDWDGLVSLAKSQVREGAHVLDVNVDYVGRDGVRDMHELVSRLVTNVTLPLMLDSTEWEKMEAGLKVAGGKCLLNSTNYEDGEPRFFKVLELAKKYGAGIVIGTIDEEGMARTAEKKFEIAQRAYNQAVEYGIPPYEIFFDTLALPISTGIEEDRANGKATIAAIRRIRQELPGCHIVLGVSNVSFGLNPAARVVLNSMFLHLAMEAGLDGAIVSASKILPLSRIEERHQEVCRQLIFDQRTFEGNVCVYDPLTELTTLFEGATTKRDRTADETLPVEERLKRHIIDGERIGLEEQLQKALEKYPPLDIINTLLLDGMKVVGELFGSGQMQLPFVLQSAETMKAAVAYLEPLMEKQDAGNNAKGTVVIATVKGDVHDIGKNLVDIILSNNGYKVINLGIKQPVDNIIEAYEQHKADCIAMSGLLVKSTAFMKENLAVFNERGITAPVILGGAALTPKFVHEDCQNTYKGKVVYGKDAFSDLHFMDKLMPAKAHDKWDDQLGFLDGLAATVEVSENGDKESLKDAEVVEVGTSTKPSEPAVVDTRRSEAVAVDLERPTPPFWGTKLLQPADIPLEEVFEYLDLQALIAGQWQFRKPKEQSREEYQAFLAEKVYPILEQWKQKIVEENLLHPQVVYGYFPCQSEGNSLYIYDPESMNCKDAKQRVATFEFPRQRSLRRLCIADFYAPVESDTIDVFPMQAVTVGNIATEYAKSLFDANRYTDYLYFHGLAVQIAEALSEWLHARIRQELGFGGEEPDNIRDILAQRYRGSRYSFGYPACPNIQDQYKLLDLLGSDRIHLYMDESEQLYPEQSTTAIVAYHPLAKYFSA